Genomic window (Fibrobacter sp. UWP2):
GGCCTTGCGCAATGCAGCCGATTCTTCGGGCGCAACCCGAAAATCAAGAGCACCGCGTTTTACGACACCGCAGGCAGTGCCGAAGAGGTTGCGAAGCGCGGAGATAAAACGGTGGGCGCCATCGCGAGCGCCTACGCCGGCAAGTTCTATGGCCTGGATATCTTGGCCGAAGGTATAGAGAACTTGCCGGGGGTGAACTTCACCCGGTTTTACGCCATCCAGAAGACGGCGAACCCGCTTCCGGAAGAAGGCACAATCAAGACGACGCTTCTCTTTATGCTGAGCGATTCCGGCAAGTCCGGCGCCCTACATGCCGCCCTCGGGTGCTTTGCCAAGCGCGACCTGAACCTCACGCGCATCGAGAGTCGTCCGCATCCCGACCGCCCGTGGGAATACATATTCCACCTCTCCTTCGAAGGAAGCCCGAAGGACCCTGCCGTCATCGAGGCGCTCAAGGAACTGCAAAGCTACTGCGACTTCGTGTACCGCCTCGGGAGTTTCCGCGAAGGCACGACGGAGAAACTGAGCTATTAAAAAAGGATGGACACCATGGCATACGAACGCACCGACAGAAAATTCGACGAATACCGCCCCCTGAAAATGACTACCGGCTTTATTAGTAGTGCCGATGGATCCGTGCTCATCGAGATGGGGCGCACCCGCGTGATTTGCAATGCGACCCTCCTCCCGAAGGTTCCCGACTGGCTTGCAGGCCGCGGCACCGGATGGATTACCGCCGAATACAGCCTGCTCCCACAGAGCACGGGCAAGCGCGTGGAACGCGAACGCAAGGGCGCGAGTGGCCGCACGCAAGAGATCCAGCGCCTGGTGGGCCGCTCGCTTCGCGGCGCAGCCAACCTGGCTGCACTCGGCGAGAACGCCATCGTGGTTGACTGCGACGTGATCGAAGCCGACGGTGGCACCCGTACCGCAAGTATCATCGGCGGCTTCGTGGCCCTTGCTATAGCCCTCAAAAAAATCAAGGAACGCCTGGGCATCACCGAACAAATTCTGCAACACGGCATCACCGCTATTTCCGTGGGCGTCGTCAACGGCAAGCCGCTCTGCGACCTCTGCTACGTAGAAGACTCCGCCGCCGATGTCGACATGAACGTGGTGATGCAAGACGCCAAGAACTTCATCGAAGTGCAGGGCACTGGCGAACACGCCAGTTTTGACCGCAACATGCTCAACACGCTCCTCGACCTCGGCGAAAACGCCTGCAAAGACATCTACAAAAAACAGATGGAGCTCATCGGCGGAGAACTGCCCTAAGCCATGCGCAAGGCATCTGTACCCATACTGCTCGCCATCGCGCTAGGCATCGCATCGGCTTTCGCAGCCGACGCGCCCTCCCCATGGAGGTTCGAGGGCGGCGTATCCGTAGGGAATCCGACGCCGCTCGCTCTGGTGGCCGGGTTCGGGTACAAGAATGTCATCTTCCGTGCCGAAGGACTCGGCGCCCACAACGGTCCCAACGACTTTTGGTGCGGCTACCGCGGCTCACTCGCATGGACTTTTTTCAGGAATCTCCCGTTTAAGCTGGACGTGGGCGTGGGCGGCGGTTATGAATTCGCCGAAGCGCCCAACAAGCTGCACCAGGCATTCAACGACGCCAACGGCGAGATGTACCTCTACCCGTACAACTACACCGAGACGCTCGACATATCTGCCGAAATTTGGGCGCACCTGTACGGATTCTTTACGCAGGTCGCCTACCCCATCCACTACTTCAAAAAGCACGACGAGCCCGAGTACATCATTTGGCGCGTGGGCTACATGATAGAAATCTAGTTCAAAAAAAACTCGCCCACAAACGTGAGCGAGTTTTTAATTTCGGTCAAGAACCCAATTACTTGTTCTTGAGGCTTGGAACGCCACCGAAGTCCACGTTCGTCTTCTTGCCGAGCAAGAGGGCACGGGTCTTGAGCGGGAGGCCGTAGCAGCGGATGAAGCCCGTGGCGTCCTTCTGGTCGTACATGTCCACATCGGTGAATCCGCCGAGGCCCATGTCGTAGAGGCTGTAGGGGCTCTTGATGCCGGCCGGGATGATGTTACCCTTGTAGAGTTTGAGGGTCACGTCACCGGTAACGACCTTGTTCACTTCGGCGAAGAAGGCGTCCATAGCCTGGCGGAGCGGGGTGAACCACTGGCCATTGTACACGAGGTTCGCATACGTCATAGACATCTTCTGGGATTCGAACAAAGTTTCCTTGTCGAGCACGAGCTGCTGCAGGCATTCGTGAGCCTTGTACAGGAGCGTGCCACCCGGAGTTTCGTACACGCCGCGGCTCTTGAGGCCAACGAGGCGGTTTTCAACGATGTCCAAGAGACCGCAAGCATTCTTGCCGCCAATCTTGTTCAGGTATTCAAGGAGTTCGACAGCGCCCATCTTCTTGCCGTCGATAGCCACCGGATTACCCTTATCGAAAGTAATCGTCACATGGTCGGCCTTGTTCGGAGCCTTCTCGTACGTGTTGGTGTGCTTGAGGAACTCGTACTTGTGTTCCTGTTCCGGGAATTCCAAAACGCCACCTTCGTGAGAGAGGTGCCACAGGTTACCATCTTCGGAGTAAATCTTCTTCTTGCTGATGCCGTTGAGCGGAATCTTGTGGGCGGCAGCGTAGTCGATAGCATCTTCGCGGCTATGGAATGTCCAGCGCGGGTCCTTCCACGGAGCGATGACTTCGAGCTTCGGGTTCATGGCAGCGTAGGTCAATTCAAAACGGACCTGGTCATTACCCTTACCGGTAGCACCGTGAGCCACAGCGTAGGCGCCTTCCTTCTCGGCGATCTTCACCTGGTACTTGGCAATGAGCGGACGGGCAAAGGACGTACCGAGGAGGTACGTACCTTCGTACTTGGCACCGGCGCGAACGGTCGGCCAAACGTATTCTTCGAGGAATTCCTTCTTGAGGTCGAGAACGTAGCACTTGCTGGCACCCGTCTTGAGGGCTTTCTCTTCAAGGGCCTTCGCGTTCGGGAAGTCGTTTTGGCCGAGGTCGGCGGCAAAGGCGATCACTTCGACGTCGTAGGTTTCCTTGAGCCAAGGAATGATGATAGAGGTATCGAGTCCACCGCTATAGGCGAGGACAACCTTCTTCTTGGATTCTTTTTTAGCCATTTTTTAGTTTCCTTTAAGAAAATTTTAGACGCTACAAAGATAGGAATTATATGCCGATTTGCAATCCCAAGTAGGCTGAATTTGCCCAATCGGAGACCCCGCGGTTGAAGTAACGCTGAAAGCCGACTTCAACAGAAATCCAGGCAGAGAACAGGTTGTTCTGCGCCCAGGACCACGCGTCCCCCAGGTTAAAAGCGACCCCCGGCGAAAGGGTCAAAAGCTGGGCCGCCGAAAAATTGTACTCGTAAAGAGCGCTTCCGGTCAACCCGAAAAACTTGGAAAACCTCCAACCAAGCCCCATTTCTGCGCCCACCGAGAACCCGTCCAACGAGAACATCTTTTCGCAATCGTCAATTTTACGGGTCGAATCCACTTCGACTTCGGCCCCAGGCAGCCACCAGCGGTTTTCACGGTGGTCCCACTCGTCACGAATTTCCTCGATATCGGTATTTTCTAGCCCGAAAACTGGAGCCAAGAACAAATCAAACGAGTTGAATGGGAAATGGAAACGGACATTGCCGCGGTAACGCTGATAAAGGACGTTCGTTTCTCCATCCAGGTCACCTCCAAAAAAACGCACGTCAACCCCAGCACTGAGCCAATCCGTATAAAAATACTCAAGCTGATCCTGCCAAATGCCAAGGCAGTCGCAGTCCTCTGTTGGGTTGAAAATGCCGGCGCCAATGCCCACACCCAGCCCCACTCCCGTATAGGCGGACTGGTGCGGCAGCGGAATGTTGCCCACCTGTTTTGCAGGCGAAGGCGTTTCGGCGGCAAGCACCGAAATCGCAAGGCAACATATCCATAGCAAAATCCTTTTCACATCCATAATATAAATAACTAGTTTTGGGTCATGCTACTCCGCACGCCCGATTTCTACCACAAATTTCACTGCGTCGCCGACAAATGCACCGACTGCTGCTGCATTGGGTGGGAAATCGGTATCGACCCGAGCACCATGGAAAAATACCGCCGCGTGCCGGGCGCGTTTGGCGAGGAACTGCGGGCAAAAACCTGCAACAACCAGTTCACCTTAGAGGCGAAAAACCGCTGCCCGTTTTTGAATGCCGACGGACTCTGTAGGGTCATCTCGAACCTCGGCGAAAGCTACCTCGGCGACACGTGCCGCGAGCACCCGCGTTTTGTGGAAGTCTACGGCGATGTAATGGAAAAAGGAATCGGGCTCTGCTGCGAAGAAGGCGTCCGGCTGCTGTTGGATTGCAGCGGTGACGCGTCAACATTCAACCTTGTCGAAAGTGAAGTGAACGAACCCGAGGACGACATCCCCGACGACGCCCGCGAGGCGCGTGATATGATTTTTGCCGAGCGTCAAGAGATGTTCCGCATTCTGGAGCAACGCGAAATCCCCTTGAACCAGCGACTGCAAATGCTCTTAGAACTGGTTTGCGGAGGAGAAGATTGCGACCCCAACACCGCGCCGAGCCTCGAAACCATTCATAAACAGTGGATCAAAGTTCTGGGCAAAGGCGAAAGCTACGGCCTCGAATGGGACGAGGCCTACAAACGCATCACCCGTCAGGGTTGGGGAGCCCGTAGTCAAGACCCGGGGGCGGCCCTGTTCAGCGACGATGACGGCGCCCGGATTGTCGCTTACATGCTCTTCCGCTATTACGCCAAGTCGCTGTTCGACGGCGACAGTCTTGGCAAGGTCCAGTTCGCCATTTTCTTTTGGATGGTGCTGAAGAAATTTGAAATTGCGCGAACCCGCATTGACGCCGTCAAGCTCCTGTCCAAGCAAATCGAATACTCCGACGAGGTCATGGACCTCCTCGCGGGGAATTTCGCCAACAACGACGCCTTCAGCGTTCCAGCGTTCCTTGAAATTTTGAGCGAGTAAGTACTGAGCGTGCGGTGTCAATACGTTCCGAGAAGGCTCCTAACCTTCTCCATCATCGCCTTAGACTTCACGCGTGCCTTCTCCTTGCCGTACGCGAGAATCTTGTCGATTTCTTCGGTGTGGGAGAGCAGGTAGAAGTACTTTTCGCGAGCGGCACCCAGGTGTTCTTCGAGAACGTTCTGGAGTTCCTGCTTGGCGTGGCCCCAGCCCATGCCACCGGCGCGGTAGCGGGCAGCGAGCGCCTCGGTCTGTTCCGGCGTGGCAAAGAGCTTGTACAGCTTGAACACGTTGCAAGAATCCGGATCCTTCGGTTCCTCGATGCCCTGGGAGTTCGTGACGATCTTGCCAATCTTCTTCTTGAGGGCCTTGCTCTCGAGGAAGATGTCGATGACGTTGTCGTAGGACTTGCTCATCTTGCGGCCATCGAGACCGGGGATGATACCGGTGGTTTCCTGGAACACCGGTTCCGGAATGGTAAACACATCTTCGCCAAAGTGCTTGTTGAACTTGATGGCGATGTCGCGCGCGAATTCCACGTGCTGTTTCTGGTCCTTGCCCACGGGCACGATGTCGGCGCTGAACATGAGGATGTCGGCGTCCATCAGGCATGGGTAGCAGTAGAGGCCCATGTTCACGTTGGCATCCGGATCTTCGCCGGCGGCTTCGTTCTTCGCGACCTTGTCCTTGTAGGCGTGGGCGCGGTTCATGAATCCCTTCGGCGTAAAGCAGCTGAGTGCCCAGCTGAGTTCGAAGATTTCGGGAATGTCGCTCTGCTTGTAGAACAGGCCCTCTTCGGGGTTCAAACCGAGAGCAAGCCAAGTCGCCGCAATCTTGTAGATGTTCGCACGCATCTCGGCACCGTTCTGCACAGTGGTGAGGGCGTGGTAGTCAGCGATAAAGTAGACCGTATCGTAGGTCTTGGAAAGTTCAAGAGCGGGGCGGATGGCGCCCAGGTAGTTGCCTAAATGCGGCGTGCCGGTGGGCTTGATGCCCGTAAGGGAAATCTTTTTCATGGGCGCAAATATAGAATCTTTTTAGTGACATTTTAACGTAAAAGCCCCGCAAGTGGACGCCTGCGGGACTGTGAGGTGTATTTTGGAAATTTATTGCAGAAAACCGGTTCCTAGGCTCCGGCGCGCAGCTGCTTGGCCGCGGCAACCAGGTTCCTGAGGCTTGCGGTGGTTTCCGTTTCGCCACGGGTCTTGAGGCCGCAATCAGGGTTCACCCACACGTTTTCCTGCGGGACCTTGTCTATAATCTTGCGGATCGTATTCACGATTTCATCCACGGAGGGCACGCGCGGCGAGTGGATGTCATACACGCCTGGGCCAACCTGCGTCTCAAAACGAGCATCGTTGAGCGCATCGAGCAGCTTGAGGTCGGAACGGCTCGCCTCAAAAGTGATCACATCGGCATCCATGGAGTCGATGTCGCGGACAATGTCATTGAACTCGCTGTAGCACATGTGCGTGTGGATCTGCGTTTCGGGCTTGACCTTCGCGTGCACCAGGCGGAACGCGGGAATAGCCCAGTCGAGGTATTCCTTGTGCCAGTCAGTCTTGCGCAGCGGCAGCTTCTCGCGGAGGGCGGCCTCGTCAATCTGGATAATCTTGATGCCGTTCTTCTCGAGGTCCAAGACTTCGTCACGGATGGCAAGGCCAATCTGCTGGGCCTGCGTCTTGAGCGAGATATCTTCGCGCGGGAAGGACCAGTTGAGGATTGTCACCGGGCCGGTGAGCATGCCCTTCACGGGTTTGCTCGTCTGCTGCTGAGCAAACACGGACCATTCGACAGTGATGGGCTTGCTGCGGTGGATATCGCCCCACACTACGGGCGGCTTGACGCAGCGCGTGCCGTAACTCTGCACCCAGGCGTTCTGCGTGAAGATGAACCCATCAATCTGCGTACCGAAATATTCCACCATGTCGTTGCGTTCGAATTCGCCATGCACAATCACGTCGAGGCCGATGCTTTCCTGGAGGGCAATGCACTCCGCGATTTTCTTCTGGTTGAATGCCACGTACTGCTCGCGGGTGATTTCGCCCTTCTTGAAGGCGGCGCGGTTCGCACGGACTTCGGCCGTCTGCGGGAACGACCCGATAGTCGTCGTGGGGTAAGCCGGGAGGTTGAATTCGGCGACCTGGATGTTGCGGCGTTCAGCACGGGACGGGCTACGCGCGAAGTCGGCATCGGAAAGGGAGGCAAGCGCGGACTGCACTGCGGCATTCTCGCTCACGCGGGCCGTAGCAAATAGGGTCTTGTTCTTTTCGAGAGCGGAAGCGTCGCCGCCAGCAATCTCGGCAAGTTCCACGATCTTTTCCTCGGCGAAGGCGAAATGTTTCAGGGTTTCCGCAGGGAGCTTCTGTTCAGCAGCGACCGTGTAGGGCACGTGCAGTAGCGAACACGAAGTACCCACGACCACGCGGGACGCATCGACCACCTTCCCGATTTCGGCGAGGATAGCGTTCTTCTGCGCGTAATTGGCGCGCCAGATGTTCTTGCCGTTCACGACGCCCGCAAAGAGAATCGCGTTCTTCGGGAAACCGCCCTTGACAAGTTCGAGCGACTTGAGGCCTTCCACAAAGTCGAGACCGATGCCATCGAAACCGAGCGATGCGACATCCTCGTAGACATCGCGGATATCACCGAAGTATGTCTGCAGGAGAATCTTCGCCGACGTCTTCGCATGCACCTGTTCCAACAGGAATGCGTAGATGGACTTGAATAGCCGCTTTTCCTCTTCACTCACGTCGAAGACGAGGGCGGGTTCGGCAAGCGCAATCCATTCCGCACCCGCAGCCGAAAGCCGTTCCACCAAATCCAGGTAGGCATTCGCAGCCGACGCCGCGAAGTGGGCGGCATTCTTCTTGCCGTTGTAGCGGGCCAGGCGCAAGAAGGTATAGGGACCAACGAGGCTAGGAACTGTATGAACCCCGGCAGCCTTCGCCTCGTTGTATTCCCGGAGGGGTTTCACGTTGTCTGCAACAGCAAGCTCGGTTGAATCGTCCAATTCGGGAACAATATAGTGATAGTTCGTATTGAACCATTTCTTCATCGGGAGGGCCTTGACGTCGCCCTTTGCTCCCTGATAGCCGTGCGCAGCGGCAAAATAGGTCTCGAGTTTAGAAAGCCCGAGTTCCTTGTAACGCGCAGGGACGGCCCCGAGCAGGAACACCGTATCGAGAACGTTATCGTAGAAGGAGAAATCGTTGGACGGAATGAAGTCGATGCCGGCCGCCTTTTGCTTCTGCCAACCGTACTGACGGATTTCTGCGGCGGTCTTCTGGAGATCTGCTTTGGAAATTTCGCCCTTAAAGAACTTTTCACTTGCAAACTTGAGTTCGCGGGCCTTACCGATGCGCGGGAACCCAATTACCGATGTCTTTTTCGTTGTCATGTTGTATAACCTACCTTTTTTTACATGTTTTTCGTTTGTCGGCAAATATACCTCAAAAAACATCATCGGTAAAATACTATTTTTTGTGCATTCACCATAGGTAAAATCTATGGCAAATAACCAGTAATAAAAAAATGCTATGACATTACAACAACTTAAATACGCAGTAGCGGTCGCCGACACGCAGAACATCACCGAAGCATCCAAGCGAGTTTTCATCTCGCAGCCGAGCCTGACGGCATCCATCCACGAACTCGAAGAAGAAATGGGTGTCACCATATTCAACAGGAGCAACAAGGGTGTTACGATTACGAACGAAGGCGACGAATTCCTCTCGTACGCGCGCCAGGTGCTGGAACAGGCTTCCCTCCTTGAAGATCGTTACAAGAATGGCGAAAACGGGAACACGATTTTTTCCGTCAGTTGCCAGCACTACTCCTTCGCGGTGAACGCCTTCGTCGATGTCATTCGCAAGTTCGGCGGCGAAAGCTACGACTTCACGCTCCGCGAAACGCAGACAAACGAAATCATCGACGACGTGACAAAGATGAAGAGCGAAATCGGGGTTCTCTACTTAAGCGGCAAGAACGAAAAGGTCATCTGCAAGATGATGCAAAAAAATAACCTGCTGTTCGAGCCCCTGTTCACGACCCCGCTGCATGTTTTCATGTCGTCCCGAAACCCGCTTGCGCAAAAAGACAGGATTACCCTTGCCGACCTGAAACCGTATCCCTACCTCACCTACGAACAGGGAAACTTCAACTCGTTCTATTTCGCCGAAGAACCGCTCACCGCCATCGACTTCGACTGCCCGCGAAATATCAAGGTCCGCGACCGCGCAACGCTATTCAACCTGCTCATCGGCCTCGACGGATACACCATCTGTTCGGGCGTCATCAGCCACAAGCTCAACGGCCGAAACATCATCGCAAAGCCCCTCGCCGTATTCGACAAGATGACCATCGGGATAGTCACTCGCAAGGGAGTTTCGCAATCGCGATATGCAAGGGAATACATCGCCGCGCTCAAGCGGCACTGCGGGTAACACCACATATTCCGTTATTGAGCCTCGTTTCATTCTGGAGATTCTTCTTTTTTCTCAATTTAATTACATTTTGACCATAATGATGCAGAACGAAAAATACATCCTGGTCGACAGCGAAGAAAGTCTCGCGAACCTTATCGCAGACCTCGAGCTCTATGATATGGCGGCCGTCGATACTGAGGCCGACTCGATGTACCATTACACAGCCCGTCTCTGCCTCATCCAGATTACCATCGGGGAGCATCACTACATTGTGGACCCGCTTTGCGGGCTCGACCTGGCTCCACTTTTTTTGGCAAAAGCCATGCAGACGCTCATTTTCCATGGCGCCGACTACGATTTACGCCTCCTGTGGCAGACCTACCAGTTTTCCCCGGCACATATATTCGATACCATGCTCGCCGCCAAGCTGCTGAACGAACCGCACCTTGGGCTTGCCGACCTGGTCCGCAAATACTTTGGGGACGAGCTCAAAAAAGAAAACCAGCGCGCCGACTGGACAACCCGCCCCCTGCCCCTCGAGATGTGCGAATACGCCATCCACGACACCTTCTACCTGCATGAGCTCTGCGCCATCCTGGTCGAGAAGTTGCAGGCAGCCGGCCGCATGGACTGGCTCACCGAGCAATGCAGCGCGCTCATCGAGCACGCCAAGCACCCGGCGCCGCCCAAAAAGGACCCCTGGCGCATTCCGGGAAGCAGCATCTACAGCCCGTGCGCCCTGAACATTTTGAAGCACCTTTGGGAATGGCGCGAAAAGCAGGCCGAGGAGCTCGACCGTCCTCCATACAAGGTGATGCCCGCCGAACTGATGCTCGCCATCGCCCGTGCGCAGCAAGCGCACTTCCCCGAAGTGGACGAAAAGTTTTTGCCCAAGCTGCCCCGCAACTTCAAGGGCGAACGTTTGGATTCGTTCCTCAACATGATGCGGGACGCGGTCACCACCCCCGAGACGGACTGGCCTGCCAAGCTGCCGAAGGCTCCGCCGCCCCCGGTAGTGCCCCACTCAGACCTGCTAATAGCCCTCAAACTTTGGCGTGACGAAAAGGCCGAACAAATCGGGCTGGACGCCTCGATGCTTGCCAACAAGGCGCAGCTCATTTGGCTTGCCGCCCCCGGCGACATGCCGTGGGAAACCCGCTACAACGAAGCCCGCCTCATGAACTGGCAACGCCGGATATGGAACGAGATTCTACAAGAAAAGCTCCCCTCGGCAAAACGCATTGGTGAGGACTAGCCTATGGATGTAATTACCGCCATAGCTGTATTTGTTCTCGTCACGATTGTCTTTGGCAGCAGCCAGATTGTGGACCTCATCCTCAAAAAGCGCCGCGAAAAAAAAGGCGAAGACATTATCCAGGAACCGTGGCAGCAAATCCACGACATCCCCGGCTACCGCGATTCGCGGAACATCGCCGCCTTTTACCCGGTCAAGGGAGAGCCGAACCTGATGCCCGTGGTCGAGGAACTCGCCATGGAAGGGCGCCTGCTTTTGCCGCGCTGCGAAGGGGACGGCATCATGAATTTTTACAAAATCCAAAACCTCAAAAAGGATTTGGTCAAAGGGCACTTCGGTATTATGGAGCCGCGCGAAGGGCTCGAAAAATTCGAGGGCGAAATCCCCGTGTTCCTCGTGCCCGGGACCAAGTTCACATGGGACGGGTGCAGGCAGGGCCACGGCAAGGGTTACTACGACCGCTTCCTTGCCAAGTTCCCCAAGGCCTACAAGGCGGGGATCGCCACGCCCGCACAAATTTCAAAAGAGCCCCTAGAGCAAAAGGAGACCGACATTAAAATGGATGTGGTCATCGCTTGCCGGGAAAAGGGTTAGTTCAAAAAGGAATCAAGAATGGCTTTTTACAATGACGACAATCGTCGCGATTTCAAAGAAGATCGCAAACGCTCTTTTGGCAGGGACGACCGCCAGCGCAGTTTCGGGGACCGCCCGCGGAACTTTGCCGGGGGCAACCCCCACCCGCGCCATTTTGGAGACCGTCCGCGCCCCGAGCACATCGTGACCGCCATGGGCGACGCTGATGCCGCACCGCAGGTCGCTGTCGGCGGACTCAAGGAAGTCGAGGAACTGCTTACCAAAAACCCTCTCCAAGTGCATCGCGTGCTCTTTATGCACCAGTCCGGCAACCCCAAGCTGTACGAACTGCAAAAGCTCGCCAAGCGCGCCCACGTTCACGTGCAACAAGTGGATTCCAAAATTTTGGACAGTTACGCCCGCCCGAACCACGGCGTGGTCGCCCTAATGAACGAAAAGCAGCTCCTCAACTGGATGGACGTCCGCGAAGAATTTTTCAAAGCCCGCGATACCGGCGAAAAAAAGTTGGTCGCCGTGGCCACGAACATCGAGGACCCGCGAAACCTGGGCGCCTGCATCAGAAGTTCGCTCGCCCTGGGCGTAAGCATTTTGCTGTTGCCCGCTAAGGGCATGTGCGGCATTACGCCAAGCGTCGCCCGCACCTCGGCAGGAGCTCTCGAGAAACTCCGCATTTGCAGACCCGACAACCTCGAAGCCGCCATCGGCGAACTCAAGATGGCCGGCTACCAAGTGCTCGGCCTTGACGCCGACACCGAGACGAACCTCGCCGACTTCCAGTTCGCCGACCACGTGGTCCTAGCAGTCGGCGGCGAAGACGTCGGTCTCCCGCCGTTCATCAAAAAACAGTGCGAAGCCATCCTCCGCATCCCCATGATGCCCGAGGCCCACTCCTACAACGCCTCCGTAGCTCTCTCCCTTGGACTCTACGAATACGCGAGGCTCCGCATCAAGTAAAATCTTGAATTCATAAACCTCTAACGGAAGGCTCTTTATGGAAAACGCAAGAAAAACAATCAACCTGTTCCTCAAGTGCAAACTCACCGGAAACGAACTCAAAAGTGAGTTGTTCAAGGCAGGCGAAGCCGCTCAACAAGAAGGCTGGACCTTCATGGACGCCTCGTTCCAGCTGGGTGGCGTCGCACGAGACAACGGCCTTTCGCCAGACGAAGTCGAACAGATTCTCCGTCGTGCGTTTTCCTCCGAAAAGCGT
Coding sequences:
- a CDS encoding ribonuclease D — its product is MMQNEKYILVDSEESLANLIADLELYDMAAVDTEADSMYHYTARLCLIQITIGEHHYIVDPLCGLDLAPLFLAKAMQTLIFHGADYDLRLLWQTYQFSPAHIFDTMLAAKLLNEPHLGLADLVRKYFGDELKKENQRADWTTRPLPLEMCEYAIHDTFYLHELCAILVEKLQAAGRMDWLTEQCSALIEHAKHPAPPKKDPWRIPGSSIYSPCALNILKHLWEWREKQAEELDRPPYKVMPAELMLAIARAQQAHFPEVDEKFLPKLPRNFKGERLDSFLNMMRDAVTTPETDWPAKLPKAPPPPVVPHSDLLIALKLWRDEKAEQIGLDASMLANKAQLIWLAAPGDMPWETRYNEARLMNWQRRIWNEILQEKLPSAKRIGED
- a CDS encoding prephenate dehydratase, with translation MKKIAFQGRRGAYSESAAYHLFGNDIEVVPMDTFEQIFQGIETGAVDGGAIPIENSTAGSIYDNYDLLYKWRHPIVGEVKLQISHSLCALPGTKLADLKEVLSHPQGLAQCSRFFGRNPKIKSTAFYDTAGSAEEVAKRGDKTVGAIASAYAGKFYGLDILAEGIENLPGVNFTRFYAIQKTANPLPEEGTIKTTLLFMLSDSGKSGALHAALGCFAKRDLNLTRIESRPHPDRPWEYIFHLSFEGSPKDPAVIEALKELQSYCDFVYRLGSFREGTTEKLSY
- the rph gene encoding ribonuclease PH, which produces MAYERTDRKFDEYRPLKMTTGFISSADGSVLIEMGRTRVICNATLLPKVPDWLAGRGTGWITAEYSLLPQSTGKRVERERKGASGRTQEIQRLVGRSLRGAANLAALGENAIVVDCDVIEADGGTRTASIIGGFVALAIALKKIKERLGITEQILQHGITAISVGVVNGKPLCDLCYVEDSAADVDMNVVMQDAKNFIEVQGTGEHASFDRNMLNTLLDLGENACKDIYKKQMELIGGELP
- a CDS encoding LysR family transcriptional regulator, with protein sequence MTLQQLKYAVAVADTQNITEASKRVFISQPSLTASIHELEEEMGVTIFNRSNKGVTITNEGDEFLSYARQVLEQASLLEDRYKNGENGNTIFSVSCQHYSFAVNAFVDVIRKFGGESYDFTLRETQTNEIIDDVTKMKSEIGVLYLSGKNEKVICKMMQKNNLLFEPLFTTPLHVFMSSRNPLAQKDRITLADLKPYPYLTYEQGNFNSFYFAEEPLTAIDFDCPRNIKVRDRATLFNLLIGLDGYTICSGVISHKLNGRNIIAKPLAVFDKMTIGIVTRKGVSQSRYAREYIAALKRHCG
- the fliB gene encoding flagellin lysine-N-methylase; this translates as MLLRTPDFYHKFHCVADKCTDCCCIGWEIGIDPSTMEKYRRVPGAFGEELRAKTCNNQFTLEAKNRCPFLNADGLCRVISNLGESYLGDTCREHPRFVEVYGDVMEKGIGLCCEEGVRLLLDCSGDASTFNLVESEVNEPEDDIPDDAREARDMIFAERQEMFRILEQREIPLNQRLQMLLELVCGGEDCDPNTAPSLETIHKQWIKVLGKGESYGLEWDEAYKRITRQGWGARSQDPGAALFSDDDGARIVAYMLFRYYAKSLFDGDSLGKVQFAIFFWMVLKKFEIARTRIDAVKLLSKQIEYSDEVMDLLAGNFANNDAFSVPAFLEILSE
- the trpS gene encoding tryptophan--tRNA ligase — protein: MKKISLTGIKPTGTPHLGNYLGAIRPALELSKTYDTVYFIADYHALTTVQNGAEMRANIYKIAATWLALGLNPEEGLFYKQSDIPEIFELSWALSCFTPKGFMNRAHAYKDKVAKNEAAGEDPDANVNMGLYCYPCLMDADILMFSADIVPVGKDQKQHVEFARDIAIKFNKHFGEDVFTIPEPVFQETTGIIPGLDGRKMSKSYDNVIDIFLESKALKKKIGKIVTNSQGIEEPKDPDSCNVFKLYKLFATPEQTEALAARYRAGGMGWGHAKQELQNVLEEHLGAAREKYFYLLSHTEEIDKILAYGKEKARVKSKAMMEKVRSLLGTY
- the metE gene encoding 5-methyltetrahydropteroyltriglutamate--homocysteine S-methyltransferase — protein: MTTKKTSVIGFPRIGKARELKFASEKFFKGEISKADLQKTAAEIRQYGWQKQKAAGIDFIPSNDFSFYDNVLDTVFLLGAVPARYKELGLSKLETYFAAAHGYQGAKGDVKALPMKKWFNTNYHYIVPELDDSTELAVADNVKPLREYNEAKAAGVHTVPSLVGPYTFLRLARYNGKKNAAHFAASAANAYLDLVERLSAAGAEWIALAEPALVFDVSEEEKRLFKSIYAFLLEQVHAKTSAKILLQTYFGDIRDVYEDVASLGFDGIGLDFVEGLKSLELVKGGFPKNAILFAGVVNGKNIWRANYAQKNAILAEIGKVVDASRVVVGTSCSLLHVPYTVAAEQKLPAETLKHFAFAEEKIVELAEIAGGDASALEKNKTLFATARVSENAAVQSALASLSDADFARSPSRAERRNIQVAEFNLPAYPTTTIGSFPQTAEVRANRAAFKKGEITREQYVAFNQKKIAECIALQESIGLDVIVHGEFERNDMVEYFGTQIDGFIFTQNAWVQSYGTRCVKPPVVWGDIHRSKPITVEWSVFAQQQTSKPVKGMLTGPVTILNWSFPREDISLKTQAQQIGLAIRDEVLDLEKNGIKIIQIDEAALREKLPLRKTDWHKEYLDWAIPAFRLVHAKVKPETQIHTHMCYSEFNDIVRDIDSMDADVITFEASRSDLKLLDALNDARFETQVGPGVYDIHSPRVPSVDEIVNTIRKIIDKVPQENVWVNPDCGLKTRGETETTASLRNLVAAAKQLRAGA
- a CDS encoding argininosuccinate synthase, with translation MAKKESKKKVVLAYSGGLDTSIIIPWLKETYDVEVIAFAADLGQNDFPNAKALEEKALKTGASKCYVLDLKKEFLEEYVWPTVRAGAKYEGTYLLGTSFARPLIAKYQVKIAEKEGAYAVAHGATGKGNDQVRFELTYAAMNPKLEVIAPWKDPRWTFHSREDAIDYAAAHKIPLNGISKKKIYSEDGNLWHLSHEGGVLEFPEQEHKYEFLKHTNTYEKAPNKADHVTITFDKGNPVAIDGKKMGAVELLEYLNKIGGKNACGLLDIVENRLVGLKSRGVYETPGGTLLYKAHECLQQLVLDKETLFESQKMSMTYANLVYNGQWFTPLRQAMDAFFAEVNKVVTGDVTLKLYKGNIIPAGIKSPYSLYDMGLGGFTDVDMYDQKDATGFIRCYGLPLKTRALLLGKKTNVDFGGVPSLKNK